The nucleotide sequence CAAAGCCACGGACTATATCCAGTACATGAGAAGGAAAAACCACACCCACCAGCAGGACATCGACGACCTGAAGAGGCAGAACGCACTGCTGGAGCAGCAAGGTGAGTATGATGGAGAATCTACCGTACCTACGAACCATCTACCTGTAGCTTGTGTGTTTGTCTGCTTATGGGCCAAATGTTGACCTCTTCATTTCTCCCACCCCTTTCTgtattccctcttccctctctcttcttccacccCTTTCTgtattccctcttccctctcttctcccacccctTTCTgtattccctcttccctctctcttctcccacccctTTCTgtattccctcttccctctctcttctcccacccctTTCTgtattccctcttccctctctcttctcccacccctTTCTGTATTCCCTCTTCTCCCACCCCTTTCTGTATTCCCTCTTCTCCCACCCCTTTCTgtattccctcttccctctctcttcttccacccCTTTCTGTATTCCCTCTTCTCCCACCCCTTTCTgtattccctcttccctctctcttcttccacccCTTTCTGTATTCCCTCTTCTCCCACCCCTTTCTgtattccctcttcccctttCTGTATTCTCTTCTTCCACCCCTTTCTgtattccctcttccctctctcttctcttcccacccCTTTCTGtattccctcttctccccctttctgtattccctcttccctctctcttcttccacccCTTTCTGTATTCCCTCTTCTCCCACCCCTTTCTgtattccctcttccctctctcttcttccacccCTTTCTgtattccctcttccctctctcttcttccacccCTTTCTgtattccctcttccctctctcttcttccacccCTTTCTgtattccctcttccctctctcttcttccacctCTTTCTgtattccctcttccctctcttctcacaCCCCTTTCCTTTTCTTTTGTCTATTTCCTTGCAGTGCGTGCCCTGGAGAAGGTGAAGGGTTCGACCCAGCTCCAGGCCAGCTACAGTTCTTCAGACAGCAGCCTGTACACCAACCCTAAAGGCAGCGCTGTGTCTGCTTTCGACGGAGGCTCTGACTCCAGCTCCGAGTCCGAGCCAGAGGAACCCCCCGCCCCCAGGAAGAAGCTCCGAGTGGAGGCCAGCTAGAGCGACGGGCCAGCCCACAGCGCCACGCCTGGCGTGGAGGGGTACTGCATGCACAGTTACTGGTCCAGTAGTCGGTGCTGCTCCTCTGTTTCTCACTAccacctcctccttccctccctccctgcataTCGCTGAATGTGCTCTCGCTGGAGAATGCAGACGCCATCCGTCCCTGCCGATCTGTCTATACTGACTTTCTTTCATCACGCCATcccctggggagggagggaagccaGCTGGGAGGAAGAAAAGGACACTGATTTTAGAATAGGACGTGCAAAgcttctgtttatttttttttccCTTGTCGGTTCCTTTCTTccttttctgtcctctctctctctctcgctctctctcgctctctctcgctctctctcgctctctctcgctctgacttCACAGCTTTGGTATCTCTCAGCAACTATCCAAAACCCCAACATGAGGCAGCTTCACTACCTAAAGGACTCGATGCTTTTGTACCCTCTACTACGTACTCTCTCCTCTCGGCTGAAAACtacggagagaagagagggaggcgtACTCCAAGCACTGAGAACACGTAATACTTTTGTTTATTTCATCAATTTATCTTGATAAGAACCTGTTTTAGAATTTATACACACGCTTAGAAGAGTCGTCCTGTCGGTTGGAGAGGCATACCTTCAAAACatttgtagtttttttttttttgtcccacacacaaaaaaagtacTTTTGATGTGATAAACAAACCTCAGGCCAACAGGATTGCAGATCTTTTCCATTTTGACACGTTTTAGAAATTAAATATCATCCCCTTTGTGGAAAATAATTGATGTTATGAAAAAAAGATTCCAAAACTTGTATCGTATTTCGTCCTTTAGCTTTGAACTAGTGAATGAATTTAGGTGGCAGAGCAAAAGTTAGGAATCttgataaaataaaaataaaaatggttaTTGATTGGATGTTTTCAAgttctcaaaaaaaaaaaatgtgatgcATTTTGTATTCTCACAAATCATTGAAAAATACCAATTTGTCACTTGTAGTTTTCCTTCAAAGTATGAAATAGATATGGATTATCAAAAGGTAGTccatctttattttatttttcaataTGAGGAGAAAATTAAGTCAATATGTTGTGAATTACACAGTAAAATCTTAAATGTCGCTGACTCAACTAAAAAAGAAGCATTTTGCATCTAGGAAAtgtgtgtatatccccccccccccatttattTCCCCTCCCACCCCCTTTTTTTAGAGTATGGTTAGTGTATACTAGATAGATCTTTGATTCCATTCCATGGAAATTACAAGTATGTTGTACATACTGCCAAGAATTGTCTTGCAAGTTGAGGCCTACCTTTACTATGAGACTATAAATAAAACTATTTTATCCTTTAAAAAGTGTTGGTGGTTAATTCTGTATTTTGTTGCATACCCTTAGTGAAGTGGACAATATATCCATTTATGGAGTTTATCTGAagacaaatgtattttattttgttaaaTTTGTCATGACATTTAGTTGTGTGTTTTAACTACTTGTTGGCAGAAGATGGATCCAGTTTAATGCATACGTGATATCATTCACCAATACCTGTTTTTCTTTGAGTCAAACATATTACAAATcccagctggcctggtacattgtccTTCCACAACCCATTCGGGATGCACCGTTAGTTTTAAATGATTCCATATCTAAGAAAACGAATCACTGAAAGGCAAGGCTGggaatgatcacaagtcagtcatgaCGTGGCTAGCTAATACGCTAGTGTACACGTCAAACAAGGCCTGCGGGACAAATAGTGGTCACAAGGGAGTATAAATGAGTCAACAACTTTATGAAAGTGTAGCCTGATGAGCTCTCAttggtaatataataataataatatatgccatttagcagacgcttttatccaaagcgacttagtcatgtgtgcatacattctacatatgggtggtcccgggaatcgaacccactaccctggcgttacaagcgccatgctctaccaactgagctacagaaggaccatacgtagaatgtagaATGACCAGAAggaccatacgtagaatgtagaATGACCAGAAggaccatacgtagaatgtagaATGACCAGAAGGACCGTACGTAGAATGTAGAATGACCAGAAGGACCGTACGTAGAATGTAGAATGACCAGAAGGACCACGTAGAATGTAGAATGACCAGAAggaccatacgtagaatgtagaATGACCAGAAggaccatacgtagaatgtagaATGACCAGAAggaccatacgtagaatgtagaATGACCAGAAggaccatacgtagaatgtagaATGACCAGAAggaccatacgtagaatgtagaATGACCAGAAggaccatacgtagaatgtagaatgtattCACCATTGGTGAATTCAACATCAATTTGTGTGTCCCGTTCACAGCGCTCAGCGGAGGGAAAGTGTACAGACACATGACACAGTCCTCGCTAGGCTACACGACACAGTCCTCGCTAGGCTACACGACACAGTCCTCGCTAGGCTACACGACACAGTCCTCGCTAGGCTACACGACACAGTCCTCGCTAGGCTACACGACACAGTCCTCGCTAGGCTACACGACACAGTCCTCGCTAGGCTACACGACACAGTCCTCGCTAGGCTACACGACACAGTCCTCGCTAGGCTACTACAATGTTGCAGTCTGGGTTCGGTTTTTAAAGTTTGACAATGAATAACCACACGTAAGCCCATTTACAGCAGCATTTGATTAGTAGCCTAGGCTGGCTACTCCACTACAATACATTTTGATGAGGCATTCAGGCTGGCTACTCCACTACAATACATTTTGATGAGGCATTCAGGCTGGCTACTCCACTACAATACATTTTGAGTGAGGCATTCAGGCTGGCTACTCCACTACAATACATTTTGAGTGCGGCATTCAACTGCACCGGTGATCCATGCAGTGTAAAACAAATACTTAAAACATTTTACGTTTAAACGTTACAACATGTACATTTTGTTTAATTCGTTATAAATACTTTTGATTAGGCTCACAGTATTATACACACCTGCAAGCATAGCAGAAAAGGATGGACaaatatttatttacatttacatttaagtcatttagcagacgctcttatccagagcaacttacaaattatCTTGTTTTAATGCTATATACAAcatcccatatatatatatatacatacagtggggcaaaaagtatttagtcagccaccaattgtgcaagttctcccaattaaaaagatgagagaggcctgtaattttcatcataggtacacttcaactatgacagacaaaatgaggagaaaaaaatacagaaaatcaaattgtaggattttttaaaatggatttatttgcaaattatagtggaaaataagtatttggtcacctacaaacaagcaagatttctggcgctcacagacctgtaacttctttaagaagctcctctgtcctccactcgttacctgtattaatggcacctgtttgaacttgttatctgtataaaagacacctgtccacaacctcaaaaagtCACACTCCAacctccactatggccaagaccaaagagctgtcaaaggacaccagaaacaaaattgtagacctgcaccaggctgggaagactgaatctgcaataggtaagcagcttggtttgaagaaatcaactgtgggagcaattattaggaaatggaagacatacaaaaccactgattatctccctcgatctggggctccacgcaagatctcaccccgtggggtcaaaatgatcacaagaacggtgagcaaaaatcccagaaccacacgggggggggacctagtgatatataaatgaaataaatgaattagccTGTAATGtatgggtttcacatgactggacagggatgcagacatgggagggcataggcccaccctcTAGGGAGcgaggcccagccaatcagaatgagttagtccccacaaaagggctttattacagacagaaatacacctCCATTTCATCAGATGTCTGGGAGTCTAGTCAGATGATCCCGGGGATGAAGAagttggatgtggaggtcctgggctggcatggtttcACGTGGACTggaggttgtgaggccggttggatgtactgacaaattctcaaaaatgacattggaggcagtttatgaTAACTGAACAATCATTTCTctctttggcaacagctctgatggacattcctgcagtcagcgtgccaattacatgctccctcaaaacttgaaacatctctggcattgtgatacagtgaattacaagttaaattatctgtctgtaaacatttgttggaaaaactacttgtgtcatgcacaaagtagatgtcctgaccaacttgccaaaactatagtttgttaacaagaaatttgtggagtggttgaaaaatgagttttaatgactccaacctaagtgtatgtaaacttccgacttcaactgtatgtgtgaactccttcaagactgttggaaagaattcctcatgatgctggttgagagaatgccaagagtgtttaaaactgtcaaggcaaagggtggctactttgtagaATCTGAAACAAACAAatctataaaaaaatataatattttataacacttatggttactacatgattccatatgtgttatttcatagttttgatgtcttcactattattctacaatgtagaaaatagtacaaataaagaaaaaccattgaatgagtaggtgtgcaaacctttgactggtatagtatattttttggggggtgggaaTTTACGAGCCCCCCCTTGCTGACCACTAAGGGGCGCACCCCGCAGTTTGGGAGCCACTGCCTTAGGGCAGCACTGTAATCGTTTCTGTAGTTTTACCTTCTTTGAAGAGGGCTCTGTGTAGCAGGGGGAGCAGCCCGGCCTGCCAGAAGGAGTAGCAGCCCGGCCTGCCAGAAGGAGTAGCAGCCCGGCCTGCCAGGAGGAGTAGCAGCCCGGCCTGCCAGAAGGAGTAGCAGCCCGGCCTGCCAGAAGGAGTAGCAGCCCGGCCTGCCAGAAGGAGTAGCAGCCAGGCCTGCCAGAAGGAGGAGCAGCCCGGCCTGCCAGAAGGAGGAGCAGCCCGGCCTGCCAGAAGGAGTAGCAGCCCGGCCTGCCAGAAGGAGTAGCAGCCCGGCCTGCCAGAAGGAGTAGCAGCCCGGCCTGCCAGAAGGAGTAGCAGCCCGGCCTGCCAGAAGGAGTAGCAGCCCGGCCTGCCAGAAGGAGTAGCAGCCAGGCCTGCCAGTTTGTTACAACAACTCTGGAACCATCCCTCAAACCTCATCTGTCTGCTGGCCACCCACCgctatggagagagggaggaggaggagagagagaggaagaggagaggaaagggaggaggaagagagagagggaggagtgggagagagggaggaggaggagagagagaggaagaggagagagggaggaggaggaagaggacaggagaggagaggaaatggagagagggaggaggaggagagagagggaggaggaggagagagggagtaggtggagagagggaggaggaggagagagagaggaagaggagagagggaggaagaggagagagggagtaggaggaagaggacaggagaggagaggaaagggagagagggaggaggagagagggaggaggaggagagagggaataggtggagagagagagtaggaggagaggagaggagacagagggagtaggagggagaggagaggagagggaggaggaggagagagggaggaggaggagagacagggaggaggagagacagggaggaggagagagtgggagggtgagggaggaggaggagagagagggataaggaggagaaagggaggaggaggagagagaggcagtaagagtgagaaaaagagagtaaTGTGGTTGCTATTGTCACTTATCTCAATGGGAGAAACTGACAACATTTTACAAACAGTCCCAGCAAGGCCATTTTCTATCCAGCCAGCCATACAGTGTAAATATAGCTTGGTTTGTATAACCAGCCTATTATGGTTCAATGTCCACAGTGAGAGCTGTTTGAGTTTCATCCAGCCCTTTATTCTGTTTGAAAGCAGCCAGATGATGAAATCCACGAGGTTCCTATCAGAGAAGGGCTAATAATATGAATTGATATTTGCAAACAAGAGAAATTTGGACCCGGTTGCTATAGCAACCACTAATTGGAGTCCTTCTAAAACACGAGGACTGGATCCTTATTGAATTGGTGTAAATACCAGCTGGAGTCCTCAATCCTGTCTGTTGTCCTAGGTAGCTGGGCTAGAGAAGATAGCCTCGTGAAAATGACTTTACATTTATTTTGTGGTGTGGACTGATGCAGATTGGGGTGGTATCAGTGTGGGTTGATATCAGTGTGGGTTGATATCAGTGTGGGGTGGTATCAGTGTGGGTTGATATCAGTGTGGGTTGATATCAGTGTGGGTTGATATCAGTGTGGGGTGGTATTAGTGTGGGGTGATATCAGTGTGGGGTGATATCAGTGTGGGTTGATATCAGTGTGGGTTGATATCAGTGTGGGTTGATATCAGTGTGGGGTGGTATTAGTGTGGGTTGATATCAGTGTGGGGTGAAGAGGTCTGgaccaaaatggcaccctgttccctctatagtgcactacttttgaccagatccctatgggccttgCTTAAAAGTACTGGACTATTTAGGGGGTAGGGGGCCTCCGACCTACAGGGGCCTCTGTGTATCTCCTAAATGCTTTACGGTCTCTGGGGTTACTCTGGTTACCATTGATAAAGTCATCTGAATTATCTGGGGACAGGAAGTAGTGACATGGGATACCTCTGCAGAGGACACCAAGTGACATTGGACATTTTGCAGGGAACTGGATGGCTGCTACAGAGGACAAagctactgtaggtctataggctTACCACCACAAATAACCCCTTTTAActgtgttaacacacacacacacacacacacacacacacacacacacacacacacacacacacacacacacacacacacacacacacacacacacacacacacacacacacacacacacacacacacacacacagtagttctGGACGAGTCTTTTACCATCAACTAACTCACGTTGTAGAAAACTCACCAGCAGGGTCTTGAGATCCAGCATGTGCTCCCTCCCCAGGATGACCATGGCAGCCGCCCCACAGAAGGTGTACCCTCCATGGGCCTCTAGCCCCGGGACGCCCCCTAGACCCCCCTCCCAGTTCTGAcagctggagggagacagaaaggacaGTGAGTAAGCATTTACTGTCCTCCTATAGAAGTACGGAAACACATGCTCACTACACAGTTCTTTTTCTAAAGTATAGGATCCCAAATCCTTGATATTATTCTATTCAACAAGGAATTACACAGATAGTACGACGACactattttaaaaaatacatgtgATTTAAAGGTTTAATATAAAAATGACATTAGGAACGCTAGCCAGTTAAATAAGCCACAAATGAACTaaatggtgtgtctgtgtgggacaCGTGTTGTGTGGGACACGTTGTGTGGGACACGTTGTGTGGGACACGTAATGTGTGGGACACGTTGTGTGGGACACGTGTTGTGTGGGACACGTGTTTTGTGGGACACGTTGTGTGGGACACGTGTTGTGTGGGACACGTGTTGTGTGGGACACGTTGTGTGGGACACGTTGTGTGGGACACGTTGTCTGGGACACGTGTTGTGTGGGACATGTATGGTGTGCGACACGTGTTGTGTGGGACACGTTGTGTGGGACACGTGTTGTGTGGGACACGTATGGTGTGGGACACGTGTTGTGTGGGACACGTGTTGTGTGGGACACGTGTTGTGTGGGACACGTTGTGTGGGACACGTATGGTGTGGGACATGTATGGTGTGGGACACGTTGTGTGGGACACGTTGTGTGGGACATGTATGGTGTGGGACACGTGTTGTGTGGGACATGTTGTGTGGGACATGTATGGTGTGGGACACGTGTTGTGTGGGACACGTTGTGTGGGACATTTATGGTGTGGGACACGTGTTGTGTGGGACACGTTGTGTGGGACATGTATGGTGTGGGACACGTGTTGTGTGGGACACGTGTTGTGTGGGACACGTTGTGTGGGACATGTATGGTGTGGGACACGTGTTGTGTGGGACACGTGTGGTGTGGGACACGTGTTGTGTGGGACACATGTTGTGTGGGACACATGTTGTGTGGGACACATGTTGTGTGGGACACGTGTTGTGGGACACGTGTTGTGTGGGACACGTGTTGTGTGGGACATGTATGGTGTGGGACACGTGTTGTGTGGGACACGTTGTGTGGGACATGTATGGTGTGGGACACGTGTTGTGTGGGACACGTTGTGTGGGACATGTATGGTGTGGGACACGTGTTGTGTGGGACACGTGTTGTGTGGGACACGTTGTGTGGGACATGTATGGTGTGGGACACGTGTTGTGTGGGACACGTGTTGTGTGGGACACGTGTTGTGGGACACGTGTTGTGTGGGACACGTGTGGTGTGGGACACGTTGTGTGGGACACG is from Oncorhynchus gorbuscha isolate QuinsamMale2020 ecotype Even-year linkage group LG14, OgorEven_v1.0, whole genome shotgun sequence and encodes:
- the LOC123995411 gene encoding protein max isoform X5, producing the protein MSDNDDIEVDSDEDSPRYHNVADKRAHHNALERKRRDHIKDSFHSLRDSVPALQGEKVGREQSIKQASRAQILDKATDYIQYMRRKNHTHQQDIDDLKRQNALLEQQVRALEKVKGSTQLQASYSSSDSSLYTNPKGSAVSAFDGGSDSSSESEPEEPPAPRKKLRVEAS
- the LOC123995411 gene encoding protein max isoform X2; this translates as MSDNDDIEVDSDEDSPRYHNVADKRAHHNALERKRRDHIKDSFHSLRDSVPALQGEKVASVLRDARPSTGTSAGGIVALSDQSIKQASRAQILDKATDYIQYMRRKNHTHQQDIDDLKRQNALLEQQVRALEKVKGSTQLQASYSSSDSSLYTNPKGSAVSAFDGGSDSSSESEPEEPPAPRKKLRVEAS
- the LOC123995411 gene encoding protein max isoform X3, which codes for MSDNDDIEVDSDADKRAHHNALERKRRDHIKDSFHSLRDSVPALQGEKVGREVASVLRDARPSTGTSAGGIVALSDQSIKQASRAQILDKATDYIQYMRRKNHTHQQDIDDLKRQNALLEQQVRALEKVKGSTQLQASYSSSDSSLYTNPKGSAVSAFDGGSDSSSESEPEEPPAPRKKLRVEAS
- the LOC123995411 gene encoding protein max isoform X1, producing the protein MSDNDDIEVDSDEDSPRYHNVADKRAHHNALERKRRDHIKDSFHSLRDSVPALQGEKVGREVASVLRDARPSTGTSAGGIVALSDQSIKQASRAQILDKATDYIQYMRRKNHTHQQDIDDLKRQNALLEQQVRALEKVKGSTQLQASYSSSDSSLYTNPKGSAVSAFDGGSDSSSESEPEEPPAPRKKLRVEAS
- the LOC123995411 gene encoding protein max isoform X7, with protein sequence MSDNDDIEVDSDADKRAHHNALERKRRDHIKDSFHSLRDSVPALQGEKVGREQSIKQASRAQILDKATDYIQYMRRKNHTHQQDIDDLKRQNALLEQQVRALEKVKGSTQLQASYSSSDSSLYTNPKGSAVSAFDGGSDSSSESEPEEPPAPRKKLRVEAS
- the LOC123995411 gene encoding protein max isoform X8, with the translated sequence MSDNDDIEVDSDADKRAHHNALERKRRDHIKDSFHSLRDSVPALQGEKQSIKQASRAQILDKATDYIQYMRRKNHTHQQDIDDLKRQNALLEQQVRALEKVKGSTQLQASYSSSDSSLYTNPKGSAVSAFDGGSDSSSESEPEEPPAPRKKLRVEAS
- the LOC123995411 gene encoding protein max isoform X4; its protein translation is MSDNDDIEVDSDADKRAHHNALERKRRDHIKDSFHSLRDSVPALQGEKVASVLRDARPSTGTSAGGIVALSDQSIKQASRAQILDKATDYIQYMRRKNHTHQQDIDDLKRQNALLEQQVRALEKVKGSTQLQASYSSSDSSLYTNPKGSAVSAFDGGSDSSSESEPEEPPAPRKKLRVEAS
- the LOC123995411 gene encoding protein max isoform X6; its protein translation is MSDNDDIEVDSDEDSPRYHNVADKRAHHNALERKRRDHIKDSFHSLRDSVPALQGEKQSIKQASRAQILDKATDYIQYMRRKNHTHQQDIDDLKRQNALLEQQVRALEKVKGSTQLQASYSSSDSSLYTNPKGSAVSAFDGGSDSSSESEPEEPPAPRKKLRVEAS